One window of Penaeus chinensis breed Huanghai No. 1 chromosome 34, ASM1920278v2, whole genome shotgun sequence genomic DNA carries:
- the LOC125043663 gene encoding uncharacterized protein LOC125043663, translating to MSGVLCDRKVPPRVKGKIRRTVVQPAMMYGMETVPLSIRDTKRLEVAEMKMCRWALGHTLKDHVRNEYIKERMEIVSIGVRCKESRLRWFGHVKRRDEVYVCRRVMDMRLPGRRKRGRPKLRWMD from the coding sequence ATGTCTGGGGTCCTTTGTGACAGAAAAGTACCaccaagagtgaaagggaagatacGCCGAACGGTGGTGCAACCAGCAATGATGTATGGTATGGAAACCGTTCCACTGAGCATCCGTGATACAAAGAGACTAGAAGTGGCAGAAATGAAAATGTGCAGATGGGCCCTTGGGCATACTTTGAAAGATCACGTgagaaatgaatacataaaagaaCGAATGGAAATTGTTAGTATTGGGGTAAGGTGCAAGGAGAGTCGCCTGAGGTGGTTTGGCCATgtcaagaggagagatgaagtcTATGTGTGCAGGAGGGTGATGGATATGAGGCTGCCAGGAAGGAGAAAGCGTGGTAGACCGAAGCTGAGATGGATGGACTGA
- the LOC125043874 gene encoding D-beta-hydroxybutyrate dehydrogenase, mitochondrial-like, with protein sequence MWSWAVWGSLLVAVAASVAARRRSRPDREIRPDGHVVLITGCDSGIGYALALRARAWGFTVIATCLSTLSVPAQQLQDAGVIVVHLDLRRMEGVENLKKTVARLQEERKKLWCLINNAGVLTYAHCEWQTTPMVTSQVLVNLTGAILLTRDLLPVLRRNKGRVVNVSSPSGQMASPFMSVYCASKWGLEGYSQALRREVAPFGVSVVVVRPCNLPNRTGILVANADQLLTMMAEAAPETREDYGPMIERMQRTFQQCFEDVAEVQDLRDDHLMQCFRYAMMQERPEAVYSAAPFVVRFALSLFQIIPTAWLDAIVSRDLHNSVLSLAANK encoded by the exons ATGTGGTCATGGGCGGTCTGGGGCAGCCTCTTGGTCGCCGTCGCCGCCTCCGTGGCCGCTCGCAGGAGGTCTCGGCCAGATCGAGAGATTCGGCCGGACGGGCACGTCGTGCTGATCACCGGCTGCGACAGTGGGATCGGGTACGCCCTGGCTCTGCGGGCGCGGGCGTGGGGCTTCACTGTAATCGCCACTTGCCTCTCCACCCTCTCAGTCCCCGCGCAACAGCTTCAAGACGCGGGCGTGATCGTCGTGCACCTCGACCTTCGCCGAATGGAGGGCGTCGAGAACCTGAAGAAAACTGTCGCACGCCTTCAGGAGGAGCGTAAGA AGCTCTGGTGTCTGATAAACAATGCTGGAGTTCTGACCTACGCGCATTGTGAGTGGCAGACGACTCCCATGGTGACTAGCCAGGTACTTGTCAACTTAACCGGGGCCATTCTGCTAACTCGCGACCTTCTGCCTGTCCTCAGAAGGAACAAAG GTCGTGTGGTGAACGTCTCCTCGCCCTCCGGCCAGATGGCGTCGCCCTTTATGAGTGTCTACTGCGCCAGCAAGTGGGGCCTGGAGGGCTACAGCCAGGCCCTTCGTCGGGAGGTGGCGCCCTTTGGAGTCTCCGTCGTTGTGGTCCGCCCTT GCAACCTACCCAACCGCACGGGCATCTTGGTGGCCAACGCGGACCAGCTCCTCACCATGATGGCGGAGGCAGCGCCCGAGACCCGCGAGGACTACGGCCCAATGATCGAGCGGATGCAGAGGACCTTCCAGCAGTGCTTCGAGGACGTGGCCGAGGTGCAGGATCTCCGCGACGACCACCTGATGCAGTGCTTTAG ATACGCCATGATGCAGGAACGGCCCGAGGCTGTATATTCAGCAGCGCCCTTCGTCGTGAGGTTCGCCCTGTCGCTGTTCCAAATCATTCCTACAGCTTGGTTGGACGCCATCGTCAGCAGAGACCTCCATAACTCTGTACTGAGTCTCGCCGCGAACAAGTAA